One genomic segment of Kogia breviceps isolate mKogBre1 chromosome 11, mKogBre1 haplotype 1, whole genome shotgun sequence includes these proteins:
- the LOC131765175 gene encoding LOW QUALITY PROTEIN: dipeptidase 2-like (The sequence of the model RefSeq protein was modified relative to this genomic sequence to represent the inferred CDS: deleted 2 bases in 1 codon; substituted 1 base at 1 genomic stop codon), producing the protein MRPHAASPPKRTRPEEQGRELQDKGSAKDTSIRGLEFSVAETGSINGAQERSPTPCRWVACVDGQNPISCSSQNGLCLPACLALHSLRPGGLEGPRALSQRPLLGLLLQPVTREHTTPGTSSTPSPRECTWALMRDFPLGDGHSDIPLALRQFRHNGLQDVHLCNCSHGRTLMDRLKDGLLGAQPWPEFPQFSSAYIPCQTHQRDAVCLTLEQIDLICLTCASYSELELVTSVKGRRGTSLLDGLIGVEGGHSLDSSLSTLRTFYALGVRYVTLTHTCNAPWAQSSTKGIHPFYSNVSRLPGFGQKVVAEMNRLGTMVALSHVSDAVARRALEVSQSPVICSHSAARGVCKNTRNVPDGILQLLKKNGGIVMVSLSMRVLQCNPLANVSAVADHFNHIRAVTGCKFIGTGGDYDGAGRFPQALEDVFIYPVLTEELLGRGWSEEELWGVLRGNVRRVFRQVEQVREENEGQSPLEDEFPDEXLGSSCRSVLPRLHQRQDLAPDQKLTRAAQRRLPVLLRHLVTATSSTEGMEKRKWAPVTPWESLSAGKRLMGLEEGLP; encoded by the exons atacaagtatCCGAGGGCTAGAGTTCAGTGTGGCTGAGACAGGCAGTATAAATGGGGCCCAGGAGCGGAGCCCAAC GCCgtgccgctgggtggcctgtgtcgatgGGCAGAACCCCATCTCCTGCTCCTCTCAGAACggcctctgcctgcctgcctgcctggcctTGCACAGCTTGCGGCCCGGGGGCCTCGAaggtccccgcgcactcagccagcggcctctgctgggtctgctgctgcagcCAGTAACCCGGGAGCACACCACGCCaggcacctccagcaccccaagtccgcgggagtgCACgtgggccctgatgcgggacttcccgcttggggacgg ccacagcgACATACCCCTGGCCCTGAGGCAGTTTCGCCACAATGGACTCCAGGATGTTCATCTGTGCAATTGCAGCCATGGCCGGACCCTCATGGACAGGCTGAAAGATGGTCTCCTGGGTGCCCAG ccctggccggAATTCCCTCAATTCTCGTCAGCCTACATCCCatgccagacccaccaacgggatgctgTGTGCCTCACCCTGGAGCAAATTGACCTCAtctgcctcacgtgtgcctcctattctgagctggagcttgtgacctcagttaaaggtagacgggggacttccctg TTGGATGGCCTCATTGGTGTGGAGGGCGGCCACTCACTGGACAGTAGCCTCTCCACCTTGCGTACC TTCTACGCACTGGGTGTGCGCTACGTGACACTCACCCACACCTGCAATGCGCCCTG GGCACAGAGCTCAACAAAGGGTATCCACCCCTTCTACAGCAATGTCAGTCGGCTGCCCGGCTTTGGCCAG AAGGTGGTGGCAGAAATGAACCGCCTAGGCACGATGGTGGCCTTGTCCCATGTCTCGGATGCTGTGGCACGGCGAGCCCTAGAAGTGTCACAGTCACCTGTCATCTGCTCCCACTCAGCTGCCCGGGGTGTGTGCAAGAACACTCGGAATGTTCCTGATGGTATCCTGCAGCTCCTG AAGAAGAACGGTGGCATTGTGATGGTGTCCTTGTCCATGCGGGTGCTGCAGTGCAACCCGTTAGCCAACGTGTCCGCTGTGGCAG ATCACTTCAACCACATCAGGGCAGTCACTGGATGCAAGTTCATCGGGACTGGTGGAGATTATGACGGGGCTGGCCG GTTCCCACAGGCGCTGGAGGACGTGTTCATATACCCGGTACTGACAGAGGAGTTGCTGGGGCGTGGCTGGAGTGAGGAAGAGCTCTGGGGTGTGCTTCGAGGAAACGTGCGGCGGGTCTTCAGACAGGTGGAACAG GTACGGGAGGAGAACGAGGGACAGAGTCCCTTGGAGGACGAGTTCCCAGATGAGTAGCTGGGCAGCTCTTGCCGTTCCGTCCTCCCACGTCTGCATCAGAGACAGGACCTGGCTCCAGACCAGAAACTAACCAGAGCTGCA CAGCGGCGGCTCCcggttctcctccgacacctggtcactgccacgtcctctaCCGAGGGTATGGAGAAACGCAAGTGGGCTCCAGTAACTCCGTGGGAGTCtctgtcagcagggaagagactgatggggcttgaggagggcctcccttaa